The following proteins come from a genomic window of Maribacter sp. HTCC2170:
- a CDS encoding DUF4270 family protein, translating into MKKMLWLICPLLIGINSCTKENPNDSDFVVGDIFTDSNIRVILIDTMTVESSTMKYDSVPTSQSSRILVGKYTDSIFGTVKSSSYMELVPSKYSIDTEAEYDSIAFYLKFDNYYYNDTLQNNTIHVKQLSENLKPNDDSGFYNTSEASFFEDDLGSMSYKPRPLDTDSLEIKLTDVFGRELFKQFQDKSIVHLDEFKAFFKGISLQPDEGDNGSIIGFSKTSASSFIRLYFSTSEENDRVQNYIDFYIDSGSSPIPFFNQVTAQEPNEYLKFLTDKEINLNSSDSENMSFIQSGIGIATRIEFPFVKSIYEIQGEGTILDAVLKIRPVSTTYDNHVILRDTLSVFLADENNDLTKQLFISDIEPVRAILNRDNQEFNDIFYELPLGSYIDQLLLAERDTKEALVLLPDNYNSTVDRFVLNGNNNSNDLVTLQITYAIYDEDEN; encoded by the coding sequence ATGAAAAAAATGTTATGGCTTATATGCCCATTATTAATTGGGATAAACTCCTGCACCAAGGAAAATCCAAATGATTCCGATTTTGTGGTTGGAGATATATTTACAGATAGCAATATCAGGGTCATTCTTATTGATACGATGACCGTTGAATCTTCTACAATGAAATATGATAGCGTCCCTACCTCTCAATCCTCAAGAATATTGGTTGGCAAATACACAGATTCCATTTTTGGAACTGTTAAGAGTTCAAGCTATATGGAATTGGTACCATCAAAGTATTCCATTGATACCGAGGCCGAATACGATAGTATTGCCTTCTATCTAAAATTCGACAACTACTATTACAATGATACATTACAAAACAATACTATACATGTAAAGCAATTAAGTGAGAACCTAAAGCCCAATGACGATAGTGGTTTTTATAATACCAGTGAGGCATCGTTCTTTGAAGATGATCTGGGCTCAATGTCATACAAGCCAAGACCTTTGGATACTGATTCTTTGGAAATAAAACTAACGGATGTTTTTGGGAGAGAACTGTTTAAACAGTTTCAAGACAAGTCAATTGTCCATTTAGACGAATTCAAAGCTTTTTTCAAGGGTATAAGTTTACAGCCTGATGAAGGGGACAATGGATCTATAATTGGTTTTTCAAAAACTTCTGCATCTAGCTTCATTCGACTTTATTTTAGTACTTCAGAGGAAAATGATCGCGTTCAAAATTACATTGATTTTTACATAGATTCCGGTAGTTCCCCTATTCCTTTTTTCAATCAAGTCACTGCACAGGAACCTAATGAATATTTGAAATTCTTAACCGATAAAGAAATCAATTTAAATAGTTCAGACTCTGAAAATATGAGTTTCATACAATCCGGTATAGGTATTGCAACCAGAATTGAATTTCCTTTTGTCAAATCTATATATGAAATACAAGGAGAGGGAACCATTCTCGATGCCGTCTTGAAAATAAGGCCTGTGAGCACAACATATGATAACCATGTTATTCTTCGAGACACCTTGTCAGTATTTTTAGCCGACGAAAATAATGATCTGACCAAACAATTATTCATTAGTGATATTGAGCCAGTGCGAGCGATTCTCAATAGAGACAATCAAGAGTTTAATGACATTTTTTACGAGCTACCCTTAGGTAGTTATATTGACCAATTGCTTTTAGCAGAAAGGGATACGAAAGAAGCACTTGTTTTACTTCCTGACAATTACAATTCCACGGTTGACCGCTTTGTTTTGAATGGGAATAACAATTCTAATGATCTTGTCACTTTACAAATTACGTATGCTATTTATGATGAAGATGAAAACTAA